In Neisseriaceae bacterium CLB008, one genomic interval encodes:
- the glnH gene encoding glutamine ABC transporter substrate-binding protein GlnH yields the protein MELIKKNMLSWMTALTVGATVLLAGCSDSGSKPEQAAAPEAGAKELTVVVDTAFVPFEFKEGDRYVGFDIDLWDAIAQDNGWQYKVQPMDFNGILPSLQTGNADAALAGITITEERQKAIDFSDGYYDSGFTLLVRSDSDITGIDGLDGKILAIKTGTAAAEYAKANLGNTELRQFPNIDNAYLELQTQRVDAVLHDTPNILYYAATAGEGKVKDVGEQILAHQYGIAFPKASPLVAEVNASLAKLKGDGRYNEIYKKWFGKEPQ from the coding sequence ATGGAACTGATTAAAAAAAATATGCTGAGCTGGATGACGGCGCTGACCGTAGGCGCAACCGTTTTATTAGCCGGTTGCTCGGATTCCGGCAGTAAGCCTGAGCAGGCCGCTGCGCCAGAGGCAGGAGCGAAAGAATTGACCGTGGTGGTGGATACGGCGTTTGTGCCGTTTGAGTTTAAAGAAGGCGATCGCTACGTCGGCTTTGACATCGACCTATGGGATGCGATTGCGCAAGACAATGGCTGGCAGTACAAGGTTCAGCCTATGGATTTCAACGGCATTTTGCCTTCGTTACAAACGGGTAATGCCGACGCGGCCTTAGCCGGGATCACCATTACCGAAGAGCGTCAAAAAGCGATTGATTTTTCTGACGGTTATTACGACAGCGGCTTTACCCTATTGGTGCGCAGCGACAGCGACATTACCGGCATCGATGGCTTAGACGGCAAGATTTTGGCGATTAAAACCGGCACCGCTGCGGCTGAATACGCCAAGGCCAATTTGGGCAATACCGAGCTGCGTCAGTTCCCCAATATTGACAATGCCTACCTAGAGCTGCAAACCCAACGAGTTGACGCCGTCTTGCACGACACGCCGAACATTCTGTACTACGCCGCCACCGCTGGTGAAGGCAAGGTAAAAGACGTGGGCGAGCAGATCTTGGCACACCAATACGGCATTGCCTTCCCGAAAGCAAGCCCATTGGTGGCAGAGGTTAATGCGTCTTTGGCGAAGCTGAAAGGCGATGGCCGCTACAACGAGATTTACAAAAAATGGTTTGGTAAAGAGCCGCAATAA